The genomic DNA ATTGTTGTAAACAATGCTGGAGCCAGAGAATTGCAAAAGGTTGCTTTCGCCTTCCTGATATTGGTACTGTTGCCCTTGGCTTAGGGAGAGGAGTAAGCCCAACTTGCCGCCCTTGGTGCTCAGCCGCTGTGCCGTAGTAAATGAAATCTCCGAATTCGGTAGCGGTTTAATTTGGTCTACATTCCAGCTGTCTTTAAAGGCGTGCACACTCTGTTGCGCATTAAATATAAAGTTGGAAGGTCGGTAGCCCTTAACCTCCTGTGGCAGCTGTCTATCCCGAGCATTGAGCCCTAAATAGCCGTTAAAAGTATTGGCATTTTGGCTGATTTTAAAACCATCTTTTAGCGTAGATTGCGTATCTATACCAATGCTGAATTCTACTTTGGTAAAAGGTTTTTCAAAAGTCAGCGTTTCTATATCAAAGGTGGCACCCGCAAAATCCGCATACAAATCGGCATTAAAGGTTTTGTAGATGTTCAGCTTGCCCACCACATCGGTAGGGAACTGTTTCAGCGCGATGATTTTTTGGAAGGGATTATTAGATGGCGAACCTAACCCGTTGATGAGTAGTGTGTTATATCTCTCTTCTAACCCTCTCACAAAGAGCCCTTTACCCTCCACAGTGGTAATCCCTGTGATTTTGGTTAAGCTCTGTTCCACATTAGAAATACCCTTCCGAGAGATTTCCTCCGCACCGATGGCTTGCACCTGCACATTGGATTTTTTGATGGCTTGTAAAATCGCTTTTTCGGTTTTCTTATTGGTGGAGGCTGTGATCTGTACGCTTTGTATGGTTTTTTCCTGTTTTAAACTGTCTTTTCTGACTTCTTGCCCCCATAATACTCCTGTGGAGGAGCATAAAAATAAGGCGGCAAGGCTTAACTGATGCGTTTTCATTGAGATTCTTTTTTCAGATTTATTTTTTGGTTGCTGCAAAATAACAGCACTTCTGCCATAAACCTTGTTTCATAAAAATGAACTTTATTTTAAAAAATGTTTAACGGATTTGGGGCTATATGAACTTAATGTTAAAAACCGAGATGCAGCATCAGACAGTCGGAAAAAAATAGTATTTTTGGCTAATCATAAAATGAATCAATGAAAGGTAAAAAAATTCTCCTCATCGATGATGAACCCGATATTTTGGAGGTTATTTCTTATAACTTGAAGAAAGAAGGCTACGCCGTAGAGGTGGCGAATAACGGATTAGAAGGCATAGAGAAAGCTAAAAAAATGCAGCCACATCTTATCTTATTAGATGTGATGATGCCCGAGAAAGATGGCATAGAAACCTGCCAAGATTTACGGAAAATCAGTGGGCTGGAACATACCTTAATCGTGTTTCTTTCAGCGCGTGGCGAGGAATTTTCCCAGCTTGCAGGCTATGAGGCGGGGGCTAACGATTACATCATCAAACAGATAAAACCCAAGGTGCTTATTTCCAAAATTAACGCCCTGATGAACTTGACCCAAAAAGTGGAACACCAGAACAGAATCCAAACTTTGGGGAGTTTAAAAATCGATAGAGATAGCTTCCGTGTGACCAAAGATGGGCAGCAGTTTATCCTGCCTAAAAAAGAGTTTGATTTGCTCTCCCTCTTGGCTTCTAATACCGATAAAGTCTTTAAAAGAGAGGAGATTTTAGAAAAAGTTTGGGGGAATGATGTGGTGGTAGGAGAGCGCACCATAGATGTCCATATCCGCAGGCTCAGAGAAAAATTAGGCTCTAAAATCATACAAACATTAAAAGGTGTAGGCTATAAACTCACGCTGTAGCCCAAAAATTCTATGAAACCCAATACGCTTAGCCTTTTAGCCGCTTTTTTCCTCACCCTGACCATGGTGGGCGTGGTTTTCCTATTTGAATACCTGAACACCTACCGCTGGACCATGGAAAAACGCTATATGATGGCACTGGCACTCCTCGTGATGTTCTTGCTCAATTATGGCGTGGTCAACTATTTATTCCAGTCTTATGGG from Riemerella columbina includes the following:
- a CDS encoding response regulator transcription factor, with translation MKGKKILLIDDEPDILEVISYNLKKEGYAVEVANNGLEGIEKAKKMQPHLILLDVMMPEKDGIETCQDLRKISGLEHTLIVFLSARGEEFSQLAGYEAGANDYIIKQIKPKVLISKINALMNLTQKVEHQNRIQTLGSLKIDRDSFRVTKDGQQFILPKKEFDLLSLLASNTDKVFKREEILEKVWGNDVVVGERTIDVHIRRLREKLGSKIIQTLKGVGYKLTL